The genomic interval GAGGAGCGTTACTATTTAAATAAAtttcaaaaaaatcaaaaaatcaaaaaatcaaaatataatatttttaaaaaataaaaaaaataaaaaatatatatataaaaagaGTGTGTTTTATTCAAATAATGGGCTCAAAAATAATCCAAAATAGTCCAAAAAATGGCAAGATCGATTCCTGGTCTCCACCCAATCAAACCATTCAAACACCAACTAAAATCCCCTTGTACAATCCCGTCATATATTTACATATTTTCATGTCAAAATAAACTCTCGGAACGGCTCCAACCTCCACATTCCGGATTACGTAATCTTACAAAGTAAAAACTCGACCTGCAATCGACCACTAATCAACGACTAATCACCCAATTCAGCTAAAACTCGGAAAATTAACTACCAGTCACTTGACCATCTTCCTGTCCAAAAATCCGTCCGATTGTGACGATTTTGCCCTTTCTACGATCGTCCCACGTTCCCTCGCGCATATCATTCACCTCTGACAAGTACTGctctcgtactcgtactgttCGACTCTCTAACACCCACAAAACGCCCACATGTCGCTCCTGCCCCAGATCCCTGGTCTCCTGCCCTGGTGGCAGCTCATTGTGTCCATCACAGCCACCCTCAACTCCGCCCAGGCCTACACGGGCACCCATGCGACCGCCAGAGTATACTCGAAcgacaccaacaaggaggtgacGCGACTCCAGGCACGGACGTTTGGCACCTGGACCTTTCTGTCGGCTATCATTCGGTTCTATGGCGCCTACTATCTGACCGACAAGCACGTCTACGACCTCACTCTGGCCTCTTATCTCGTGGCGTTTGGACACTTCATGTCGGAGTTCCTCATCTTCAAGACCGTCAAGTTGAGCGGCCCCTCCATTGCTCCCATGATTGTGTCCACCACCAGTATTGTCTGGATGGTCTTGCAGAGAGATTGGTATCTTAGTTGAGAGTCTGGATATGTTGATCGAGTGCCGCTTGCGCTGTACTGAGGTCACGTTTCGGCCTGAATCATTGGTGCGAACCAGCCAGCAATGGCTCCAGTATCACTTGGACGCGGTCTCTTTGATCTACACACTCAACGCTCACCGTCTGGTCTATACACTCAACGCCACACCGTAATGAATAAAATCAGCTGTTACTTGATCGTCCGTTACTTTGTCGACCACCCATCTTCGGCAATGAAGGTCAGATTCGCAAAAAAGATGTACAATTCAACTCCCACGAGTCCCACGAGTGTACCAGATGTACTCTCATTTCTCTAGCATCAATATTGACCTAGTAGCGACGGTTCAGACCACTTCCAGCTGTGATGGATCACAGAAAAGGTGGAAACCCGTTCAATGCCGGCAGAGATGGGTACAGATGAGTACCGCTATGAAGCTAACAAGGCCGCCATTCGAACCATGTTACTCTCGTCGCTCTAGCTCCAGTACTTGGAAAGTTGTGGGAGATGCAAAAGTGGCACAAGCTACAGTCGTTGGCTTAAACAGGCACAGTTGGATTTTCCGTGTAATTACTTAAGAGTATTATTttctccaaaaaaaactcATCTAGTTACACACCTAATGACCAAAACAGTCCCGAAACGAGACACCAAACGACGCCAAACGACACCAAACGACGCCAAACGACGCCAAACGACGCCAAAAAGGTAACACCGACGTCGAATGATACCATTGGATAACGGAAAGGCCATCCGAGTGTTTTTCAGCGGACAGATCAGAGAGTCAGAGTGAAAGTAGCAGCAATAGTaacaacgacaacgacaacgacacCACTCACCCAGAGTCCTTGAACGAGAGAGACCAGCTCACGGCTTTGTGCCTGTCGCATTCAGACAAAGTCCAGAATCAATGCCGTTGGCTGGGTAGGTGCCTGAAAGCATTGGTCTGGTCCTTTGCCTGAGGATGTGGTTGTGGCCAGACCCATGCTCGAAAGCGAAGCTGGCAAAACGACAAATCCTTAGCTCTGGCTCACTCTCTTCGCATGAGAAGTCTGCGTTACCCCAAAGACATTCCTTACCCACGAAAAGATACACCAACTCTGACGAGGAAAGCTCGAAGGTCCCCTGGAAGCCTACAAATCGGTCTTGACTTATCAGGATGCGATAGGATACCCTGTCGAAGTGTCATGCTCGGTTTCACACTGACCTGGAGACGACACGCAACTAACCATGTAGCCAAGTCACCAGATTATGACCAATAAAGCCGGCAGAAAGTGATGCCATGGATGATTGATAGGGACTTGAAACTGGCCGATGAGAAATGGGACGGTGTTTGAAAGTGTTGTTGTCGATGTGACGCTGACTACTTGGACCCCAACGGAATCGGTTCCGTCTTCCACCAGCATGTACCGGTGACGAGTGCGGTTTATCTTGGATATAGCCAGTTTTACACCGTGAGCCgtccctacaagtaccttACAGTACCGTACTCCAATCAATGTATAACTTACTTATATATCCATCCAAAATACAGACCTTTATGAATCAATAGTCTGGCCAACGGAAGGACTCATCCTACACGCGACAGGCGGTCCATAACAGGTGGTCACAACAGGTAGACCGTAATAGATGGCCCACAACAGGTGCGGCTCGCACTGTCCCACTACTTTGTGGGGTCATTTTCCTTCAAATGATCCAAGACAGGACCCAGCAGTCTCTGAAATCCATCCTTACCAAGAGTAGCgaccttgagcttggtctTGGCAGTCACGGTGGCCTGTCGAGGCAGATCGTTCAACAGAGCTACCTCTCCAAAGTAGTCACCCTGCTTAAGAGTAGCCACCACGCCAGACTCGCCCTTCTTAGTCACCTCAGCCTCTCCGCTCTCCACGAGGTAAAAGGCGTCTCCAGCCTCTCCCTCGGTGATGACGGCAGTTCCGGGCTCAACCACCTGGGACGTGAGAGCGTCGGCAAGCTTGTTTCGCTCGTACGAACCCAGATCGCTGAGAATGGGTACCTCCTTGAGAAAGCCGTCGTACATGGACCGTCGCTGATGGGTGCCATCTAGCAGAATCTTTCGGAAAGTGACTCGGTCCAGCGACCACAGTACACAGGGCTGAGTGGCCACCACGGTGGCTGCTCGGGGAGCGTTGTACATGAGGGCGAGCTCTCCAAACGAAGAGCCGGGTCCGGAAGAGTTCACCTTGACGCCATCCTTGATGAACTCGACAGCGCCGCTCTCCACAATGTAAAAGTAGTCTCCTTCGTCGCCCTGGGTGATGATCTTTTCGCCGCTGTCGCACTTCTTTTCTTGCAACGACTGCAGAACGGACCGGCATGCTTCCTCGTCAAGATTGCCAAACAGAAAGTTGTGGCTCACAGACTTGTAGAGAGACTCAAGCTGCTCGGCAGAGAggttgttggaggcgacGCCGGAGGCAGCACCGGCAAAGGCACCGGGAGCAATGGACTCGGCAGAAACAGAGGTTCGACGAGTGAAGGGCGCAGCAGGCTCACTAGAGGCAGAGCCGGGGCCCTCTGATGACGTGTCGGCAAACGAGGACCGGAACAATGAGCCGTCTGTGCTTCTGGAAGAGGAGCCGAAGCCAGGCTCTCGGAATCCGCCGCCCAGGGGCTTGGAACGGGGTCCGTCGTCGTCAGCCTCTTCTCGTTTGGCCAGCCGTTCGTTGAAATAGTCCGCGCAGAACCGCAGAATGTCGGTCGGCTGTTTGGTGGTAACTT from Yarrowia lipolytica chromosome 1F, complete sequence carries:
- a CDS encoding uncharacterized protein (Compare to YALI0F04400g, similar to Saccharomyces cerevisiae ERG28 (YER044C); ancestral locus Anc_7.207, similar to uniprot|P40030 Saccharomyces cerevisiae YER044c involved in synthesis of ergosterol), producing the protein MSLLPQIPGLLPWWQLIVSITATLNSAQAYTGTHATARVYSNDTNKEVTRLQARTFGTWTFLSAIIRFYGAYYLTDKHVYDLTLASYLVAFGHFMSEFLIFKTVKLSGPSIAPMIVSTTSIVWMVLQRDWYLS
- a CDS encoding uncharacterized protein (Compare to YALI0F04422g, similar to Saccharomyces cerevisiae BCY1 (YIL033C); ancestral locus Anc_7.206, similar to uniprot|P07278 Saccharomyces cerevisiae YIL033c SRA1 cAMP dependent protein kinase regulatory subunit) produces the protein MAKRLMVISQPRRSFRILSNPVTLPPAYVDELNLLNREVTTKQPTDILRFCADYFNERLAKREEADDDGPRSKPLGGGFREPGFGSSSRSTDGSLFRSSFADTSSEGPGSASSEPAAPFTRRTSVSAESIAPGAFAGAASGVASNNLSAEQLESLYKSVSHNFLFGNLDEEACRSVLQSLQEKKCDSGEKIITQGDEGDYFYIVESGAVEFIKDGVKVNSSGPGSSFGELALMYNAPRAATVVATQPCVLWSLDRVTFRKILLDGTHQRRSMYDGFLKEVPILSDLGSYERNKLADALTSQVVEPGTAVITEGEAGDAFYLVESGEAEVTKKGESGVVATLKQGDYFGEVALLNDLPRQATVTAKTKLKVATLGKDGFQRLLGPVLDHLKENDPTK